gggtagttTGTGGAATAAGCCAAAAGCACCAGGCCGGATCTGCTCACATCACAGTTGGTGACATCGCATGAAGCTTTAAACAGTTGTTATTTAAGAGAGATCGTTTTGTGCCCTGATATCACACCAGTAGTAATCTGAAACGGCGAAATTGGTaagtttcctttgattttaaaatgaaaaaaattaagacaaTTAATAGAGATTCTTATTTGCCATTCAATCGACTACAATGGCGAATAAGAACGCCAGAGCAATTTTCAATTCTTGCGTTGTCAAATTACTATTTTTCCcgaacaaacaaacatactTTTCAATTAGATCCTTCCTAAGTCAGAAATACTCAGCAGAAGATTTCCAAAAGGTCAGGCAGCTCTCTTCATTTTAAGAAGCCCCTCCCTTAGTTATTGTGTTCTGTTTTCTGGACATCAAATAAAATATCTTATTTAAGGGACAACGGTCAGCTTATATAAACTTTTTTATAtaaactatgtaaaatatatttattttatatacGTTTATATAAAGGAAATTGTGACTAAAACTGGTTCTTGCATTAGTAACTCTTACTGCTCTTGATTTTTAACAGTGAATTGACCATGCAGACTCGTTTCGCTTTGATTCTGATCTTTGCTCTTATCTTTATCTTTGGTAAGTGTCATATTTGTAAATTCAATTAATTGGGGTAACGCTGAGAACGAGATGGAAACTGTCTTTGCAATGTGTCCCAGCTTTGATCCCTGAACTCAATATACGTTGAGTTGAGTTTATTGGTTCCTTACTCAACTCAAAGTGTCCTTCCTTagaaatgttggttttctcTTAAAGTGAAATTTAACTTGAGCCCCAGATAATGAACTGATGAATAGCATTACCCATTGGACAACTTACAACAACAGACTTTGGTAGTACTATTCTAGGATTATCCAATCTTCCAACGACTAGGGCAACCATAAAATCTTAAGATGATCGTCTGCGCCACTGAgtcatttgttttattaaaataaaacggATACAGCTGCTAAAGGCAACAGTTGGATAATTCTGTGATCACTTTTTGGTGTTAAGGCCTTGTTAATCATTTAAACTTGTGAAACAGCTTATCTCATTTCATATTAGCCACCTTAAAGAATCGTCAACTTTGTAGATCTTATGCTGTAAAGTTTGTTACACATGCTACCAGTGCCACAATGACAGATGGAGACGAACcaataaaaaagtgaaagaaaaagtcaCATAAAGGGGAATGAGgagaaaatatcaaaaacattgtttccgtCGTAAAATTCCTGCGTAAAGAAACAGCAATAAACAAATGCAATTTTCCTTCCCCTTCCGCATCCATTCCTTTTCTAATGGCCCATCCCTTTACCTGGCAACCTTGCAGATGATGAAGTGGCTGGAAGATGCGGCTCAGGGATTGATGTGGTCGGTGACACTGATTGGACAGCTTGTTTGGAACCCGTGGATACTAACAAATGTCCACATGGGTTTTTAAAGATCAACGAAGATAACACTTTTGATGGTTGTCCCGGAACGAGAATTTGTTGTCTTCTTACTCCAGTCATTGACTTGAAGGTTGGATGTTGAAAACTAAACATAACGGTCTGAGTGTGTACGGAGAGGGATATCAATATGTGAGCAAACCCGTAGTCGCGAAAAGCCGcaattttagaatttttgGACAATACCACAGAGCACTTTAGTTGAATACAGTAGCGGATCTTGACAGTTATAGAAGAcaaaaattttagaaaagtAGCTGTGTAGcgaaatttgatttcaaaacgatatcaggctcttaacatgtaataatttgtttattgcatattacatgcttaaaaaaaatcaagacatcaagttgaagtacaagaaagcgttgataaaactgcaaagcaattctccccgtcaaatttgacgccaggcgccagctaaaatataacgtgcaacccgattggtccaaccaaattattacaatctatttgagtagacaattcaaacccgtgtagtgatatgatatcatttcactcagtgaaaatgatatcatatctccatatcacttcacgtgtatcatttttattcacggctttatcacactgatatccacacaatatgtaataaatagtATTCCGCCACCGATTCCTATTGCCTTTTGAAACACGGAATAAGTGAAACGATGTTTTTCACCAACAGATATAGTAACTCTTTTGCTGTCTTTTCTTGTGTACAGATAAAAAATGCACCATGCCTGTCAGGGGGAACATCTAACCAGAAAGGaacaggaaaataaaaaatcatattttttttattttaatgctaAATATCTGTGTAATACTACAAGCATAAGACATAGATTAAAAATCCTTCATTTCAAGAGGTCAAACGGCTTGCTCTTGTTTCTTATTCTTTTATGTTGTGACCCATTAGATACTTTGTTCcctgctgttgttgttgttttttttttttcgccttcCTCTTACTGCTTTAAGGAATACTTTTTGTGATATCAACTATAATATATCAAGGTTTTTTTGGGCTGAAAAAGCAGGGTAGTGCAAAAGCAGTATTTTCGTTTTTCCCTGGCCCtaaattacaacaaaaacaacagaaaaacagcaaaacacaacaccaagcaagaaaaaaaataagcgcTTGACAAGTGCGTGCGTGCGTCTATTGCCACAAACTAATCTTTTATTTGCTGGTTGATAAGAAATACATGGTGGGGCCTTGGAATTGTAATGTCACTCTGTTCCAAGTGTAATACAGGTACCCCAAGCTTAGCATTAGTGCATATCTTTATAACGCCCAGAACGAGTTTCAATGAGCTTCGATAAATGTCACCTATATATGGCGGGTTAACATCAACTGAGATTAATCGAAATTGCCTGAAACTCGTTCAGATTACAATCACTGAAGCGATACAAGAAGACACTGTGTATATTTGGCTGAATTGTATAACAATTAAAGCCAAAAATTCGATCGCTTAAAGCTTGCTATATAATCACTAGCTAATTAGCAATAACGCTAAGCTTGGGTGTCCTGTGATGTGATGTTCCGCATGAAGTGACGGCTTACAACCCGACGACTGAAGTGGTTTCAACTATTTGAGGCATTTTTCATATGCTTTTTATTGTGCCCGTAATAGCAACGATGATAGTTCTCTAGGCTGGTATTATTCAATTATCCATCTTCTCCAAACATTGAAAATGTCTGAAATTTCTGCTCCTAGCATTGACGACAAATGTTGTCAGCCTTTTCGTTCCCAATGCGTTCGACACTTTTTCTCAGTACCATAATTGTTTGGCAGTGTTTGTTGTGAATCACTCATTTTCATATGGCCACCACTGTCGTTTCTGCGTAATGTAAAACTGGGTAGGACATTTATGATGTTATTTTTGCTggcgttttttgttttgttttgttttttttatcttttttggCGTTTTTCGAATTAACTAGTGAAAGAGGATTTCATTCCCTAGAGGAAAAAATGATTAGTGACACATTAAACAAGAGAGAGAGATTCTTCCAAAAAGAGTTGGGTGGTTAAATATGACATCTACGGGTAGCAGTGTACAAGGGTCAAGACTTCCTTTGATTCTGAGCATAAATTGACATCTATACCTCTTACATCTAGTCAAGTTTGGATTGAATGTCGAAGACTATTTGACAATTATACTTATTGAATTAACAGAAAGAGGTAATATTCTTGGTTACATGAGTATCATAAGAAATCAAATAGAAGATTCTTTGCCATCCACATATTTGTAAGAACTAATGACTCATTTGGTTACAAGCTTAACTTACAAGAGAAATAGCTTGTCACAACAAAGCTAGCAGCGGGCTGCATCTGCTCACATCACAATGGGTGGTATCAGATTCTTGACTTAAGATTGTCGACACTCCATTCAGGTGCGTACATTGAAGATACTACAGACAGGAATCTGAGCCAACGGACTTGGTAAGTTTTTTAACGCTAATCAGCATCAACAGCCTcctgcaaaatatttttttaatgatatttcctgtttttctGTCTACCTACTAGATACAGGGACACGGTGAATTAGAAATACATATCCTGTGTTTATAAATCGTATTTGTAAACGTTTTTAGAGTCCATTTTTTACGAAAGTGTTTCGATTCAGTACGACTGAAACTTTACAATGAACTGAGTATTTCAGTTACTcttgaaaggtttttttttttttgcaagcgTTTCAACCTAGAGTGGCTAATATCAACTCGAAAAGGAAACACCTTCTTTCATATTTTACAAATGAGAAAGTCAAGGAAAATCGTAGAGACTGGTCTCAGACAAATATCTGTGGACAAGCAATTTTCGTACAAATCATTTGCTGGTGCAAAAGGGCTGCTTATGCTCCTCATCCCCCTTCAACCGGTGCGATGTTGTCCGACGTTCATGGATTGTAATCACCTTCAGTTATtaagtgaagtgatatatgaaatgtttcatatattgaactgcggatttgaaatcaagtgagctatgatcatcgcagttacgaacgcaatttaagcaattgcgtatagaagcctgaaaaagtcaggacttcaacggggtttgaacgtcgcgaggtcacgggttcaaaccccgttgaagtcctgactttttcaggcttctatacgcaattgcttaaattgcgttcgtaactgcgatgattaTAGCTCACTTGATGGTTAGAAAGGTTCAATACCGCGATGGGAGGCGGTAGGGAGCAAAAACAGGAACTGTTCAATAAAGGGAGTCGAAAATGGGAGCGTTGGAGTTCAGTTAATCTGAAATTGTAGTTGACCGAGCACAACATTTGTTTCTTGATATTTGGATTCCACGATCAAACACTTGCACTAGTTTTTTATATACtacataaaaaaacaacagcaatgaaaagaaaacaacgacaacaacaaccaaaTGATCGTTCTTGTCAAACTAGtattggtttcaatttttttttttcagggaaaGACAGAATTAACCATGCAGATATATTTTGCTTCTTTCGTGATTCTCGCCCTTTTCTCGGTTTTCGGTAAGAGCTTACATCTATCGTAAGACTAATACTTTTTCCTTGCGGCTTGCACGCATGAGTGGTATCGCCGAACCTAGGCTTGTTGTCCAATCAAGTATATAAATGTTATTTACCAAGTTGGAGGTCCGTAGAGGAAAAACTGTGCCGGAGATCTTGAATTGGGCCAGAGTTTAAAGGCCAAAGGCCGAACTCAAACTCAACCAGGTAAATAACCGGTTAATGAGGtttactttcctttttttctgaaattcaAGTTCCTCTTTTCTGCAAAttgggaaaaaataaaatcaaggaAGAACGATACGATGCCTAAAAAGCATCACTTCGTTTGGTTGAAGGTTTCttcctttggttttttttaattgcccACTCTCGTCTGAATTCATTTTCTAGAACCATTAAAGCCTTTAAAAGTGCTCCcacatgcatttttcattaCGTGAGGGTGTTTAGGAATATATTATCGTAAGATTTTAATGAGCCGCGGTAGTTACAGCGCGGATAAAACGCTTAAAAGACTAGATCGGCTACAAGCACGAGATTCAAAGATTTCAGATTCCCGCCCAATGAGATGCTTCGAAAAAAATAGCTCATCAGTctctatttcaaagcgagtccaagggcgaaatttttgttatgggtAATAGTTCTAATTTTagtatgaatgaaaactgatattcaccTAGACTTGTTATGAAATAGAGGGTgaagtgaactcggaaatggcctattaagGAATATAGGCAACAGTCTCTTTTTCACTTAATATGAAACTGTCTCTCAAAGGGCCaggaaaaaaagggaaattcAAGGAAATTTTATAGGCTGAGAGTTCCGACTTACATTTTCTAGACCGTCATGATGACAGTAGTAATATTTGTCCttcaaaaaaaagcaaaaaacaaaaacaaaagaactgaCAAAACCAAGAATTTGGGGTCTACCAGGTTGTATAAGGGTTCCCATTGATGTCCACTTCATCGTTAGAGGGATAGTTTATGGAGTTCATTGTTTTGATTCATCGCTTCACACT
This sequence is a window from Acropora palmata chromosome 6, jaAcrPala1.3, whole genome shotgun sequence. Protein-coding genes within it:
- the LOC141884111 gene encoding uncharacterized protein LOC141884111, whose amino-acid sequence is MQTRFALILIFALIFIFDDEVAGRCGSGIDVVGDTDWTACLEPVDTNKCPHGFLKINEDNTFDGCPGTRICCLLTPVIDLKIKNAPCLSGGTSNQKGTGK